A single region of the Podospora pseudopauciseta strain CBS 411.78 chromosome 1, whole genome shotgun sequence genome encodes:
- the HOS3 gene encoding histone deacetylase (EggNog:ENOG503NX84; COG:B), whose protein sequence is MASPASLSELSSRPKRTSQPQVDLQQDRPASNKDGSKSPRESDLTQSLQHLTISTTSSPARQPRAPRPSPLKPTSSYDYPSESSPRRPSSAMRSPLSNSSSVRSPSRAGTPALLRKASTNSLRSVNGVTPLRRASSASILSPTPSRSARSPLRSMSPEFPEKPILTPQAVANAHFKAELEALHGPDWNRPAETVVILQDACYGHRFSRPKTSKAQLSTIVERPERVKACVLGVSAAYVRLGERHQDGDFPIAPEANPAQLPTIPFRIQKSDRRLPLTSQTVTNVHGTKWMEELKIMCETAESKLAVNGKELQRPDIDRGANTGAPQKLHEGDLYLCAETLEALEGALGGVCDAVDAVFRPQGPQRAFVAIRPPGHHCSGSYPSGFCWINNVHVGIMHAILSHGLTHAAIIDFDLHHGDGSQSIAWLHNARSAGLGKNAAWWKKTSIGYFSLHDINSYPCEMGDEDKVRNASICIDNAHGQSIWNVHLQPWKTEADFWALYESKYSILLDKTREYLRVQTEKLRAQGVNSRAAIFLSAGFDASEWESPGMQRHNVNVPTEFYARLTRDVVKIAAEEGTSVEGRVISVLEGGYSDRALCSGVLSHICGLVGDGPRAKQEVAPSGLGYEMGQKLGTVEAVKGNPPKEDRARQYDPSWWSVPELEALEAAISAPSVEIRKPRNVIPPTYSSPTQASAARAAVPPKNTRRSVSGFGVPNSHSHSYRAPTPPPPDVAWTTAALELSRLLIPSGRQTDSCTHEELGAEATRARRERQFALAQGAEDADPQTMPVDVPPPVIVERAPTRMSLRERKTRPTYLEDEDDDRKSRRKTVAGPAVLATEKKRPPPSRRLSTASTTVSTAVSETVDSAPPLPTAPIRAGSRLEHVRSDSVASVRTNASGINVRKTRAPAKKEPVPKAPRVSKKHVGAPAVAAPELPKSGGEGGDEVDKLAKDMKKIKITVVSKAVRDARERERNAQAKLAATDTISVTVPTEPNENKPLLSVQPPENQTVPATPSDTESTFVSSPLASAEENYPLPALSSPGHYQPSESPASPLYPASETFSNSAMSSVTPTFSSPVRGVSPHRTTSTPTPMDMFVHYHPDGPTPESNVQQQQQPLQWLPPNVATPVSTMAPMKRGDLPVFSSTGAIPFSPGPPQTPVSSPPPPVAGRVGTPAVKNSPVRNLIKKMENR, encoded by the coding sequence ATGGCGTCGCCGGCGTCGTTGTCTGAGTTATCCTCTCGTCCAAAGAGGACCTCCCAACCTCAAGTTGACCTCCAGCAAGACAGGCCCGCAAGCAACAAAGATGGCTCAAAGAGTCCCAGAGAAAGCGACTTGACCCAGTCGCTCCAACACCTGACCATATCAACCACCTCATCGCCGGCAAGGCAGCCCCGCGCCCCTCGGCCTAGCCCCCTCAAGCCCACCTCCTCGTATGATTATCCTTCTGAGAGCTCCCCGCGTCGACCAAGCAGTGCCATGCGCAGTCCGCTGTCCAACTCTTCCTCCGTCAGATCACCATCCAGGGCTGGCACTCCCGCCCTACTAAGAAAAGCCTCGACGAACTCGCTCCGCTCGGTCAACGGTGTAACGCCACTCCGTCGAGCAAGCTCCGCCAGCATCctctctccaaccccatcgAGGTCCGCCAGATCACCACTGAGAAGCATGTCGCCCGAATTTCCAGAGAAGCCCATCTTGACTCCGCAAGCCGTCGCGAATGCCCACTTCAAAGCCGAGCTAGAGGCCCTCCATGGGCCGGACTGGAACCGCCCGGCCGAGACGGTTGTCATTCTTCAGGATGCCTGCTACGGTCACAGATTCTCGCGACCAAAAACCTCGAAAGCGCAGCTCAGCACCATTGTCGAACGACCAGAAAGGGTTAAGGCCTGTGTCCTGGGTGTATCGGCCGCATATGTCCGGCTGGGCGAACGACATCAGGATGGGGACTTTCCAATTGCCCCAGAGGCCAACCCGGCGCAGCTGCCCACAATACCTTTTCGAATACAAAAAAGCGACAGGCGACTTCCGCTAACCTCCCAGACGGTGACCAATGTCCACGGTACGAAATGGATGGAAGAGCTCAAGATCATGTGTGAGACGGCCGAATCGAAGCTGGCCGTCAACGGAAAAGAGCTCCAGCGACCAGATATCGACCGTGGGGCCAACACGGGCGCTCCTCAAAAGCTTCATGAGGGGGATCTATATCTCTGCGCAGAAACCTTGGAGGCTCTCGAGGGAGCATTGGGGGGTGTATGTGATGCGGTCGATGCCGTGTTTCGTCCCCAGGGGCCACAGCGGGCCTTTGTTGCCATCCGACCGCCTGGTCACCATTGCTCTGGCTCCTATCCGTCAGGGTTCTGCTGGATAAACAATGTTCATGTCGGTATCATGCACGCCATCCTCAGCCACGGTCTGACCCACGCGGCGATCATCGATTTCGACCTTCATCACGGCGATGGCTCCCAGTCCATTGCCTGGCTACATAATGCGAGGTCCGCTGGGCTGGGTAAGAATGCAGCCTGGTGGAAGAAAACATCGATTGGGTACTTTAGTTTGCACGACATCAACTCTTACCCGTGCGAGATGGGCGATGAAGACAAGGTTAGGAACGCCAGCATATGCATCGACAACGCGCACGGCCAGAGTATCTGGAATGTTCATCTGCAGCCATGGAAGACGGAGGCCGACTTTTGGGCATTGTACGAGTCCAAATACTCGATTTTGCTAGACAAGACTCGGGAGTACTTGAGGGTCCAGACCGAGAAACTACGTGCTCAGGGGGTGAATTCAAGAGCCGCCATCTTTTTGTCTGCCGGTTTTGACGCCAGCGAGTGGGAAAGCCCCGGCATGCAACGGCACAACGTCAATGTCCCGACTGAATTCTATGCCCGACTAACCAGAGACGTCGTCAAGATTGCTGCCGAAGAGGGCACAAGTGTGGAGGGGCGGGTTATCAGCGTTCTGGAAGGCGGTTACAGCGATCGGGCTTTGTGCTCGGGGGTACTGAGCCACATATGTGGTctcgttggtgatggtccCCGCGCCAAGCAGGAGGTAGCTCCCTCTGGACTTGGTTACGAGATGGGCCAGAAGCTGGGCACAGTAGAGGCTGTGAAAGGAAACCCACCAAAAGAGGACCGAGCCCGTCAGTACGACCCATCGTGGTGGTCTGTTCCAGAGCTTGAAGCACTCGAAGCCGCCATCAGTGCCCCCTCGGTTGAGATCAGGAAGCCTCGAAATGTCATTCCGCCCACCTACTCTTCGCCAACACAAGCATCAGCAGCTAGAGCAGCTGTGCCTCCAAAGAATACTCGCCGCAGTGTGTCAGGTTTCGGCGTACCAAACAGCCACAGCCATAGTTACAGGGCGCctacacctcctccacctgacGTTGCGTGGACCACAGCAGCTCTCGAACTAAGCAGATTGCTGATCCCATCAGGACGACAGACGGACAGCTGCACTCATGAGGAGCTTGGCGCAGAGGCAACTCGAGCCCGGCGCGAACGTCAGTTTGCCTTGGCTCAAGGTGCAGAAGATGCAGATCCACAGACTATGCCGGTTGACGTTCCTCCTCCGGTGATTGTAGAACGAGCACCCACCAGAATGTCGTTAAGAGAGCGTAAAACTAGGCCGACGTACTtggaagacgaggacgatgatcGCAAATCACGACGAAAAACAGTCGCCGGACCAGCAGTGCTTGCTAcggagaagaaaagaccaCCCCCCAGTCGGCGACTTAGTACTGCGTCGACAACGGTGTCGACAGCGGTGTCGGAGACTGTGGACTCGGCACCGCCACTTCCTACAGCACCGATACGTGCCGGCTCGAGGTTGGAGCATGTCAGATCTGATTCTGTCGCAAGTGTTCGGACCAATGCTTCCGGAATCAATGTGAGAAAAACTCGGGCCCCAGCCAAGAAGGAGCCTGTTCCCAAAGCCCCAAGAGTTTCCAAGAAACATGTTGGTGCCCCCGCTGTGGCAGCACCCGAACTTCCAAAGTccggtggcgagggtggtgacgaAGTCGATAAGCTGGCGAAAGACATGAAGAAGATTAAGATCACTGTTGTGTCCAAGGCGGTGCGTGACGCTCGGGAACGGGAACGAAATGCGCAAGCCAAACTTGCCGCAACAGATACCATCTCTGTGACGGTGCCTACCGAGCCGAACGAAAATAAACCTCTCCTCTCAGTTCAACCACCGGAAAACCAGACGGTTCCCGCCACCCCATCCGACACTGAGTCCACCTTTGTCTCGAGCCCCCTTGCGTCAGCCGAAGAGAACTACCCTCTGCCTGCCTTATCATCACCAGGCCATTATCAACCTTCAGAATCGCCAGCATCTCCGCTTTACCCGGCTTCTGAAACCTTTTCCAACTCCGCTATGAGTTCTGTCACTCCCACCTTCTCGAGTCCCGTTCGTGGAGTTTCGCCCCACAGGACTAcctcaactccaaccccgATGGATATGTTCGTCCATTATCATCCTGATGGCCCTACCCCTGAGTCGAATgttcaacagcaacagcaaccactGCAGTGGCTGCCTCCCAACGTGGCCACTCCCGTGTCGACCATGGCCCCGATGAAGAGAGGAGATTTGCCCGTCTTTAGTAGCACCGGGGCAATTCCCTTTTCGCCAGGGCCACCCCAGACGCCCGTATcgtcaccgcctccacccGTCGCTGGGAGGGTGGGAACGCCTGCTGTGAAAAACTCGCCGGTTAGGAACCTGATCAAAAAGATGGAGAACAGATAG
- a CDS encoding hypothetical protein (EggNog:ENOG503P5PR) codes for MAPDEFHLFPFLPAELRLQIWRLALSPRVVVLTQSFTSPTPPPTLLSVCHESRQESLRSLVLLPLINTYFHPGTDILYYPRPVSPLGYSTPSPPADICLELITKVAVDYVSSEIRREWEVYNKYSFLKSFPNLEEGYLVINAQESSSSSSSSGNGGRGNRAIELIDPRGDKEEIMGIMERVRESFCYELPAPSPVEEDGEGEKVEREEAEEEEKEKWVDGRIEYNGLELVPKAMVWGGCAGGVVGVCG; via the coding sequence ATGGCCCCCGATGAATTtcacctcttccccttcctcccagccGAACTCCGCCTCCAAATCTGGCGCCTCGCCCTTTCCCCTCGCGTCGTCGTCCTCACCCAGTCCTTcacctctccaactcccccacccaccctTCTCTCCGTCTGCCACGAATCCCGCCAGGAATCCCTCCGCTCCttggtcctcctccccctgatAAACACCTACTTCCACCCCGGCACCGACATCCTGTACTACCCCCGTCCTGTCTCTCCGCTAGGCtactccaccccctccccgccagccGACATCTGTCTGGAGCTCATCACCAAAGTCGCTGTCGACTATGTCAGCTCAGAAATCAGGAGAGAGTGGGAGGTGTACAACAAATATTCCTTCTTAAAGTCGTTCCCCaatttggaggaggggtatcTTGTGATTAATGCGCaagagagcagcagcagcagcagcagcagcggtaATGGTGGTAGGGGGAATAGGGCAATTGAGCTGATTGATCCGAGGGGGGATAAGGAGGAGATTATGGGGATtatggagagggtgagggagagttTTTGTTATGAGCTGCCTGCTCCTTCGccggtcgaggaggatggtgaagggGAAAAGGTTGAAcgggaggaggcagaggaagaagaaaaggagaagtGGGTCGATGGGAGGATTGAGTATAATGGGCTGGAGCTTGTGCCGAAGGCGatggtttgggggggttgtgctGGAGGTGTGGTTGGGGTTTGCGGGTGA
- a CDS encoding hypothetical protein (COG:A; EggNog:ENOG503NUTA) — translation MWATARRMASTTRSASSAALTFELVGKCSTTRARASILTLPHGQVNLPIFMPVATQASLKGLTPEQLEATGCRLCLNNTYHLGLKPGQEVLDAVGGAHKFQGWNHNLLTDSGGFQMVSLLKLANVTEEGVRFLSPHDGSPMLLTPEHSMSLQNSIGSDIMMQLDDVLVTTHPDKARMREAMERSVRWLDRCIAAHKYPERQNLFCIIQGGLDLEMRRECCREMVARDTPGIAIGGLSGGEAKDDFCKVVATCTEQLPELKPRYVMGIGYPEDLVVSVALGADMFDCVWPTRTARFGNAITKHGVLNMKREMYAADFGPIEEGCGCQCCRPVGQEGSLGITRAFIHHNAAKETVAAHLLTLHNVWYQLDLMRQAREAIIADQFPAFVKKFFVGLYPDGQSYPSWAVNALRGVGIELLER, via the exons ATGTGGGCAACTGCAAGAAGAATGGCTTCTACGACCAGATCGGCATCCTCTGCCGCCCTCACTTTTGAGCTGGTGGGAAAGTGCTCT ACAACCCGTGCCCGCGCATCCATCTTGACGCTGCCCCACGGTCAGGTCAACCTCCCAATTTTCATGCCTGTAGCCACGCAGGCTTCACTCAAAGGACTTACCCCCGAACAACTCGAGGCAACTGGATGCCGTCTCTGcctcaacaacacctacCATCTCGGCCTGAAGCCTGGTCAGGAAGTCCTTGATGCTGTAGGAGGCGCGCACAAGTTTCAGGGATGGAATCACAATCTTCTTACTGATAGTGGCGG GTTTCAGATGGTCTCGCTACTCAAGCTGGCCAACGTCACCGAGGAAGGTGTGCGCTTCCTCTCACCACACGACGGCAGCCCTATGCTCTTAACCCCCGAGCACTCGATGAGCCTCCAAAACTCGATCGGATCCGACATTATGATGCAGCTGGACGATGTCCTCGTCACTACACACCCAGACAAGGCGCGCATGAGAGAGGCGATGGAGCGCAGTGTACGTTGGCTTGACAGATGTATCGCTGCCCACAAATACCCAGAAAGGCAGAACCTGTTCTGCATCATTCAGGGTGGACTGGACCTGGAGATGCGCCGGGAATGCTGCCGCGAGATGGTCGCCCGTGACACACCCGGTATCGCCATTGGCGGACTGAGCGGAGGTGAAGCAAAGGATGACTTCTGCAAGGTGGTGGCCACTTGCACGGAGCAACTACCAGAACTCAAGCCGAGATACGTTATGGGAATTGGGTACCCAGAGGATCTTGTGGTCAGCGTGGCGCTGGGAGCAGACATGTTCGACTGCGTGTGGCCCACACGCACTGCGCGGTTTGGGAATGCCATCACCAAGCATGGTGTACTCAACATGAAAAGAGAGATGTATGCCGCTGATTTCGGGCCCATCGAGGAGGGTTGTGGGTGTCAGTGCTGCAGGCCTGTCGGCCAAGAAGGGTCGCTGGGCATTACAAGGGCATTCATTCACCACAATGCCGCCAAAGAGACAGTTGCGGCGCACCTGCTGACACTGCACAACGTGTGGTATCAGCTGGATCTGATGAGACAGGCCAGAGAGGCCATCATTGCTGACCAATTCCCGGCCTTTGTCAAGAAGTTTTTTGTTGGACTGTACCCTGATGGACAGAGCTATCCATCGTGGGCAGTCAACGCATTGCGTGGTGTTGGCATCGAGTTGCTAGAGAGGTGA
- a CDS encoding hypothetical protein (EggNog:ENOG503P8K1), with product MMVRKYLPVIALVQPGVVTAILEQYVEVVHTIDVQAIHVNNFPPPNMTVQAMALQAGVTACSVANLVVTSCASAGALATTAPLGEMFDCLCCFSGTALYPAYSSCASYIYNSVEGATSAFSAMSVIWDGCLSVSPICSNRPTTPRTTTVDASTTRDVVTAGPSSTPRACASFANILRSCSSKIPNFTAISDRELAECMCYDPFGSYTTVAEDYASTCAAWATTGRSTDYSIFAAFTTFCDDYPPGGATIRGSGGGGNDNGDIILTSAGSRSLGGNGNIVDLIPTASPTEPPPNDEESNTTPTPPPSPSGPSGAMSLRDARYGLLSWIMLALSAYMLC from the exons ATGATGGTTCGGAAATATCTCCCAGTCATTGCCCTGGTGCAGCCAGGTGTCGTCACTGCGATACTTGAGCAATATGTCGAGGTAGTCCACACCATCGATGTCCAGGCCATACATGTCAACAattttccaccaccaaataTGACTGTCCAAGCAATGGCACTACAGGCAGGCGTCACGGCTTGCTCTGTTGCCAATCTTGTGGTCACATCATGTGCCAGCGCTGGTGCTCTCGCTACAACAGCTCCACTCGGGGAGATGTTTGACTGCTTATGCTGCTTCTCAGGCACGGCTCTCTACCCAGCATACTCGTCATGTGCATCATACATCTACAACTCAGTGGAGGGGGCCACTTCGGCCTTTTCAG CAATGTCGGTCATCTGGGATGGTTGCCTTTCTGTTAGTCCCATCTGTTCCAACCGTCCAACGACCCCAAGGACGACCACAGTCGATGCCAGCACCACCCGAGACGTAGTGACTGCTGGACCTTCATCCACCCCCAGAGCCTGCGCCTCCTTCGCCAATATTTTACGATCCTGCTCAAGCAAGATCCCCAACTTCACCGCTATCTCGGACAGAGAGCTGGCAGAGTGCATGTGCTACGACCCTTTCGGCTCATATACGACCGTCGCGGAGGACTATGCGAGCACCTGTGCTGCCTGGGCGACAACAGGCAGGTCGACTGATTACAGCA TCTTTGCAGCGTTCACTACATTCTGTGATGACTACCCACCTGGTGGAGCGACCATCAGGGgaagcggcggcggcggcaatgATAATGgcgacatcatcctcacctcTGCCGGAAGCCGAAGCCTGGGGGGCAATGGCAATATTGTTGATCTCATCCCGACTGCCTCACCGACTGAACCTCCACCCAATGACGAAGAATCCAACACAACCCCGACGCCTCCACCTTCGCCCTCTGGACCTTCCGGCGCCATGTCCTTGCGAGATGCAAGATATGGCCTGCTGAGCTGGATCATGCTGGCTTTGTCGGCATATATGCTCTGTTGA
- a CDS encoding hypothetical protein (COG:S; EggNog:ENOG503P1UJ), whose translation MVSRSVSPGGALLRASRMFSMPAPLPPPAAEAAQATFKSHSDTATSAYPTHQVITTLSHARKEGDWGLKRPLPLRSTTKSSTPMLRIKGIDTIEQITDYASGADHGLTLLKFQELGLPISTPSSFASSRRRTDAATRSVFEDDIDRTAIAAKDRAKLVDQRWRFSGPWLAGMTPGDFKKYLAERVRPRRAAFRMFLKAKIARDLNETARLKALDNAETEYDKVTVDSILEDDVTEYLRNVRNQNAVLYQLVGEFLDLAPLKQPTELTTEQMLHPPQHTYSTHDTNNPYAEHGPPKTHPSAGLSYIRTGAYMDNHPLYGPQKEHKPVEARVLRPRSQQSYSSAKLGVAGFVTETSEGDNAHNQKSGKSPLRHFDPDLKNGAKVYVQPETASVNSDGKLRIVLKDSVDAEAELVARELIGDGEGIFGQQRKEVEVVSQSTIRKSYSTKLSQGAQDYGLNSAN comes from the coding sequence ATGGTTTCCAGGAGCGTGTCCCCGGGAGGCGCGCTTCTCCGGGCGTCGCGGATGTTCTCTATGCCggcacccctcccaccaccggcgGCAGAAGCCGCTCAAGCAACCTTCAAGTCGCACTCCGATACAGCTACCTCGGCCTACCCAACACACCAGGTCATCACAACCCTTAGTCACGCCCGCAAGGAGGGGGACTGGGGCTTGAagcgccctctccctcttcgaTCAACTACCAAGTCCTCGACTCCCATGCTCCGCATCAAGGGCATCGATACGATCGAGCAAATTACCGACTACGCCTCAGGCGCCGACCACGGCCTCACCCTTCTCAAGTTCCAAGAACTTGGTCTCCCGATCTCTACGCCCTCCTCTTTTGCAAGCTCAAGACGCAGAACCGATGCCGCGACCAGGTCCGTTTTCGAGGACGACATCGATCgcaccgccatcgccgcgAAGGACCGTGCAAAGCTTGTCGACCAACGATGGAGGTTTTCTGGCCCATGGCTTGCCGGCATGACGCCCGGCGACTTCAAGAAGTACTTGGCTGAGAGGGTTCGCCCCCGTCGTGCCGCCTTCCGTATGTTTCTGAAGGCCAAGATCGCCCGCGATCTCAACGAGACGGCCAGGTTGAAAGCCTTGGACAACGCAGAGACCGAGTATGACAAGGTCACCGTCGATTCTATTCTTGAGGATGACGTTACCGAGTACTTGCGGAATGTTCGGAACCAGAACGCAGTGCTGTATCAGCTGGTTGGGGAGTTCTTGGATCTCGCACCTCTGAAGCAACCGACGGAACTGACGACTGAGCAAATGTTGCATCCCCCACAACACACATATTCAACCCacgacaccaacaacccgTATGCCGAACATGGTCCTCCAAAGACCCACCCTTCCGCCGGTCTCTCGTACATCCGCACCGGTGCATACATGGACAACCACCCGCTGTACGGCCCGCAAAAGGAACATAAGCCGGTTGAGGCCAGAGTGCTCAGGCCGCGCAGCCAGCAGAGCTACAGCAGCGCCAAATTGGGTGTTGCTGGTTTCGTCACCGAGACCAGCGAGGGTGACAACGCTCACAATCAGAAGTCCGGGAAGTCGCCTCTTCGACATTTCGACCCTGATCTCAAGAACGGCGCCAAGGTTTACGTTCAGCCTGAAACGGCTTCCGTCAACTCAGATGGCAAGCTGCGGATCGTGCTCAAGGACTCAGTGGATGCCGAGGCTGAGCTGGTTGCCCGTGAGCTGATTGGCGATGGTGAGGGCATTTTTGGACAACAGCggaaggaggttgaggtggtcaGCCAGTCAACCATTCGCAAGTCCTACTCAACTAAGCTCTCGCAGGGTGCACAGGACTATGGTTTGAATTCGGCGAACTAG
- a CDS encoding hypothetical protein (COG:B; EggNog:ENOG503Q4WA), whose amino-acid sequence MMAGSPSSPGTADSRRGANAKRPAQRSSIACQSCRKSKIKCNNTGGDSPCDTCIRNGKECTYPEAPPVQPKRSEPPAGPKAEQGTERKRVRRMEDIVKMEGAVPAAMIAEDVLSMPYLNEAVWSQLFDIYRLHFATELPFLHLATLKEKLGSRFRAKPSDTSPEINLVLLGILTLTARFHQTLVSYVTVPKNASSAAATPKPQPPGPDLKASVASEYYAEILTKALGGLRTSMTVASVERVQAFLMLGLYEWSQAVPRVGGMAAWMYVGVAIRMAQALGLGHGDGEPGKKFSMRPALARGPSIPHSQMIIAKEIRRRTMFSCLILDRLLGCGKDRVSTIRSEDLRIQLPCAEMSFDLSEDVFTGFLNPVPGIDKKRPISDSVLGRFVRLVDLWGEISRWSFAGGRFTETEAPWHSASKFCQLREKLEGFYADLPPNFQWSDSNYYKHENHQASSVYVSLHMLGAVCRIMLHREYIPFIPIRCDRPVGPLDEPVFTEGQEPAGFWDTSAEEIFRAARDIVDLVEICGDKLPMSALVLFSVWTAAFVGIYAVHFPHMDTKGHMLPSFSGDLEITKNGPTGTTFSTLKQMSRWLKLAETYCNYFREMACYYEKVKSDWDKHSGRPGNNEGKLISVRLGGGGLEEWQKQSRKIINNGEILGTGGPDDKQSSRDSTVEPNSHQQQQQQQQQQQQQQQQQQHHEEKPSRSTSFTPINSSNHPPQPYHHQSHDSNGKMEDNADNWRFHPHHPHQPSPSQSSTTIPSPEMPMVSFPTLPLGYSSNEIVSYVAEAQSMPWFHAPGGIDQFAHGTKENETLDNGNLFWGSIPEAILMGAGPGGQAQMGGGFA is encoded by the coding sequence ATGATGGCTGGCAGCCCCAGCAGTCCGGGCACTGCGGACAGTCGACGGGGAGCCAATGCGAAGCGGCCAGCTCAGCGGTCCAGCATTGCGTGCCAGAGCTGCCGCAAGTCAAAAATCAAGTGCAACAACACAGGTGGCGATTCGCCGTGCGACACTTGCATCCGAAATGGCAAAGAATGCACCTATCCAGAAGCGCCGCCGGTGCAGCCTAAGCGCTCAGAGCCCCCCGCCGGTCCAAAGGCGGAGCAGGGCACTGAACGCAAGCGGGtgcggaggatggaggatATCGTGAAGATGGAGGGTGCCGTGCCGGCCGCTATGATTGCCGAGGATGTGCTATCGATGCCGTATCTAAACGAGGCTGTTTGGTCACAACTGTTTGACATATACCGGCTTCACTTTGCAACCGAGTTGCCTTTCCTGCACTTGGCAACGTTGAAGGAGAAGTTGGGGAGCAGATTCAGGGCTAAGCCCAGCGATACATCCCCAGAAATCAATCTTGTGCTGCTAGGCATTCTGACCTTGACGGCGCGCTTCCACCAGACCTTGGTATCATATGTTACCGTGCCAAAGAATGCATCAAGCGCTGCTGCAACACCAAAACCGCAGCCCCCTGGACCTGACCTCAAGGCGTCTGTGGCGTCGGAGTACTATGCCGAGATCCTGACTAAAGCTCTCGGCGGGCTGAGGACCAGCATGACGGTGGCCTCGGTGGAAAGAGTTCAAGCTTTCCTCATGCTTGGCTTGTACGAATGGAGCCAAGCGGTCCCGAGAGTTGGCGGCATGGCTGCGTGGATGTATGTCGGTGTGGCTATCCGCATGGCCCAGGCCTTGGGTCTCGGCCATGGCGATGGGGAACCCGGAAAGAAGTTCAGCATGCGACCTGCGCTTGCGAGAGGGCCTAGCATTCCTCACTCACAAATGATTATCGCCAAGGAGATCCGAAGGAGGACCATGTTCAGTTGTCTGATACTGGACCGTCTTTTGGGCTGTGGTAAAGACCGGGTGTCCACGATTCGATCTGAGGACCTCCGGATTCAGCTCCCATGCGCCGAAATGTCGTTTGATCTGTCAGAGGACGTCTTTACGGGATTCTTGAACCCTGTCCCGGGAATCGACAAGAAGCGGCCTATCAGCGACAGTGTCCTGGGGCGTTTTGTACGTCTGGTTGACCTTTGGGGCGAGATCTCACGGTGGAGCTTTGCGGGTGGTCGCTTCACCGAGACGGAAGCTCCATGGCACTCGGCATCGAAGTTTTGCCAGCTGCGCGAGAAACTTGAGGGTTTCTACGCTGATCTACCTCCCAACTTCCAGTGGTCGGACTCTAACTACTACAAGCACGAGAACCACCAAGCGAGTAGCGTGTATGTTTCGTTGCATATGCTCGGTGCTGTTTGCAGGATAATGCTTCACCGGGAGTATATCCCGTTTATCCCCATCCGCTGTGACAGGCCTGTGGGTCCGCTCGACGAGCCCGTGTTCACTGAGGGTCAGGAGCCGGCCGGCTTCTGGGACACCAGCGCCGAGGAGATCTTCCGTGCGGCGAGGGACATTGTTGACTTGGTGGAAATCTGTGGCGACAAGCTGCCCATGTCAGCACtggttttgttttctgtctGGACTGCAGCCTTTGTCGGTATCTACGCCGTCCATTTTCCCCACATGGACACCAAGGGCCACATGCTCCCCTCCTTTTCAGGTGATCTTGAAATCACCAAAAACGGCCCTACTGGGACAACCTTCTCCACCCTCAAGCAGATGTCCCGGTGGTTGAAGCTGGCCGAGACGTACTGCAACTACTTCCGTGAGATGGCTTGCTACTACGAAAAGGTCAAGTCAGACTGGGACAAGCACAGCGGTAGGCCGGGCAACAACGAGGGCAAGCTCATCAGCGTGCGGTTAGGCGGTGGCGGTCTCGAAGAGTGGCAGAAACAGAGTCGAAAGATCATCAATAACGGTGAGATACTCGGCACGGGCGGCCCAGACGACAAGCAGTCCTCCCGAGACAGCACCGTCGAGCCGAATTcccaccaacagcaacagcaacaacaacagcaacaacaacaacaacaacaacaacaacaacaccacgaAGAGAAGCCCTCCCGGTCAACTTCATTCACCCCGATCAACTCttccaaccacccaccccaaccctaCCATCATCAGTCGCACGACTCCAACGGCAAAATGGAAGACAACGCTGACAACTGGCGCTTCCACCCACATCACCCGCATCAACCATCCCCTTCTCAGTCATCTACCACGATCCCCTCGCCAGAAATGCCCATGGTTTCCTTCCCGACGCTGCCGCTGGGGTACTCGTCGAATGAGATTGTGAGCTATGTGGCCGAGGCGCAGAGCATGCCCTGGTTTCATGCTCCCGGGGGGATCGACCAGTTTGCGCACGGGACAAAGGAGAACGAGACGCTGGATAACGGGAatttgttttgggggagtATACCGGAGGCTATCTTGATGGGGGCTGGGCCCGGGGGCCAGGCGCAGATGGGTGGGGGTTTTGCTTAG